From Mucilaginibacter rubeus, a single genomic window includes:
- a CDS encoding ABC transporter permease gives MFKNYFKVAFRNLSKHRTTGFINIAGLTVGITAAVFIMLWVQNELSFDNYHKDVDRIYRVKAKLTLTKTETWVWESSPYLLGGVAKKEIPEVKDYTFLWPGYMITVHNKGQLISEKKYAYVDANWFNVFHYDFVDGSAESFSKNPFSLILTQSTAKKYFGNGEAVGKMLRLDSVNYQVQAVVKDNPANSTFQYDILIPVAAKLVNPHEKEQSTHWGNYNGLTFLKLQPGVNTNETAKKLTDIIRKNNKDSENTALNVISLKDMHFENDLQNSSFEHGNRRLVSIFMILAVLLLATACINYVNLTTARASVRSKEVSVRKIVGAGRFQLFGQFMSESLVVSVLALIFSVICIQLFMPWFNNVTEKHFTQPLASTTTWLILLGTLLVSFIFNGLYPAILLSSFKPLSVFKGRSTLNIKDGGVRKALVVVQFGISVMLIICTMVIYRQLDFMQKADLGYNREHVFSFRIPWNVLGFDDKKRVSMLSSIANELREQSPIKEVAQSQSDDFYNNGTKMSGSMDWAGRPKDYKPSVATLSADENFQQMMSLKMKEGHWFGKANVDQHNVILNETAVKQLGLRNPIIGQRFKFNGDSGIVAGVVKDFNFRSLHEKIGPMVINNHTDWAGSFYIKTASGNTAGAIRAAQNVWNQFVPDQPFAYNFLDEGYNKLYHAEQRSSTLITVFASITIAISAMGLLGLAAFAAEQRVKEIGIRKVLGASVQSIIRLLSADFLKTVLIANLVAFPVAWYMMNKWLQDFAYRIDISWWMFAAAACIALIIALLTVSIQSIKAALANPVNSLRSE, from the coding sequence ATGTTTAAGAATTATTTCAAAGTAGCGTTTCGCAATTTAAGTAAACACCGTACCACGGGCTTTATCAATATTGCCGGACTTACGGTTGGCATTACTGCTGCGGTATTCATTATGTTGTGGGTGCAAAACGAGCTTAGTTTTGACAATTATCATAAAGATGTTGATCGGATCTATCGTGTGAAGGCGAAGCTTACCTTAACTAAGACCGAAACCTGGGTTTGGGAATCGTCGCCTTATTTGTTGGGTGGGGTGGCCAAAAAGGAAATTCCTGAAGTTAAAGATTATACTTTTTTATGGCCCGGATACATGATCACCGTTCATAATAAGGGGCAGCTGATCTCCGAAAAAAAGTATGCTTATGTTGATGCTAACTGGTTCAATGTTTTTCATTATGACTTTGTTGATGGCAGCGCCGAAAGCTTTTCTAAAAACCCGTTTAGCTTAATCCTCACGCAGTCAACAGCGAAAAAATACTTTGGCAATGGCGAAGCAGTGGGTAAAATGCTTAGGCTTGATAGTGTCAATTATCAAGTGCAGGCTGTGGTTAAGGATAATCCGGCTAATTCAACTTTTCAGTATGATATATTGATTCCGGTAGCCGCGAAGCTTGTAAATCCGCATGAAAAAGAACAATCGACGCATTGGGGAAATTACAACGGACTTACGTTTCTTAAGCTGCAACCAGGCGTGAATACAAATGAAACAGCAAAGAAGCTTACCGATATCATCCGGAAAAATAACAAGGATAGCGAAAATACAGCGCTAAACGTGATTAGTCTGAAGGATATGCACTTTGAAAATGATCTGCAAAATTCATCGTTTGAACATGGTAACCGCAGGCTGGTTAGCATATTTATGATATTGGCTGTATTGCTGCTGGCTACAGCCTGTATTAACTATGTAAACCTTACTACAGCGCGTGCAAGTGTGCGCTCAAAAGAAGTGAGTGTACGTAAAATAGTTGGAGCGGGTAGGTTTCAGTTATTTGGCCAGTTTATGTCCGAGTCGCTGGTAGTGAGTGTATTGGCTTTGATTTTTTCTGTCATTTGCATCCAACTATTTATGCCCTGGTTTAACAATGTAACCGAAAAACATTTTACCCAGCCATTGGCTTCAACCACAACCTGGCTTATATTATTGGGCACGTTACTGGTAAGTTTCATATTTAACGGCCTTTATCCGGCCATCTTGTTATCCTCATTTAAACCTTTAAGTGTTTTTAAAGGTCGCAGTACCTTAAATATCAAAGACGGCGGCGTTCGTAAAGCATTGGTTGTTGTGCAGTTTGGTATTTCTGTTATGCTGATCATTTGTACGATGGTTATCTATCGTCAGTTGGATTTTATGCAGAAGGCCGATCTCGGTTACAATCGCGAGCATGTTTTTTCTTTCCGGATTCCGTGGAATGTATTAGGGTTTGATGACAAAAAACGGGTTTCGATGCTGAGCAGTATTGCCAATGAGCTTCGGGAGCAAAGCCCGATAAAAGAGGTAGCCCAATCACAGAGCGATGACTTTTATAATAACGGTACCAAAATGTCGGGATCGATGGATTGGGCCGGCCGTCCTAAAGATTACAAGCCTTCTGTAGCTACATTATCTGCCGATGAAAATTTTCAGCAAATGATGAGCCTGAAAATGAAGGAGGGACATTGGTTTGGCAAAGCCAATGTCGACCAACACAACGTTATCTTAAACGAGACAGCAGTAAAGCAATTGGGGCTTCGTAATCCAATTATCGGGCAACGGTTTAAGTTTAACGGCGATTCGGGTATTGTGGCCGGTGTAGTTAAAGATTTTAATTTCAGGAGCCTGCACGAAAAAATAGGGCCCATGGTCATAAACAACCATACCGATTGGGCCGGTAGTTTTTACATAAAAACGGCATCTGGCAATACAGCCGGGGCTATTAGGGCCGCACAAAACGTGTGGAACCAATTTGTGCCCGATCAACCGTTTGCGTACAATTTTTTAGATGAAGGTTATAACAAATTGTATCATGCCGAGCAACGCTCTTCGACATTGATCACCGTATTTGCCTCAATAACAATCGCGATATCTGCTATGGGCTTACTGGGGTTGGCCGCCTTCGCCGCCGAGCAGCGCGTAAAGGAGATCGGGATCCGCAAGGTGCTTGGTGCAAGTGTACAAAGTATCATCAGGCTGTTATCGGCAGATTTTTTGAAAACTGTATTGATAGCAAACCTCGTCGCGTTTCCGGTTGCCTGGTATATGATGAACAAATGGCTGCAGGATTTTGCCTACCGCATTGATATTTCCTGGTGGATGTTCGCCGCTGCAGCCTGCATCGCATTAATCATCGCGCTGCTAACGGTAAGCATCCAATCCATTAAAGCCGCACTGGCCAACCCGGTGAACAGTTTGAGAAGCGAGTGA
- a CDS encoding ABC transporter permease: MIKNYFKIAWRNLWKHKFYTFINMFGLALSIGCSIILFQFITYHLSFDTYHHNAKQVYRVVHRLTAFEGAPIYDQGAPLALARDVKASDPRVKDVAALLRMHDINVTIPQNNGTGKRMFAEHENIGITDDHFFNVFDYQWEQGNKNTALVEPNTAVISNGLAEKYFGSQDVIGKTIKVDNKNVFTITGVVKDHPANTDLKSDIFLSISTLKNIYPDVYTPMYNDWNFINSTNSIYVELKDGVSADVVENDINQLNVKAQGAAEAKPYHFMMLPLSEVHFDGRFAGVIQRSLLVTLGVIGLLLIIIACVNFINMATAQSFKRAKEIGTRKVLGSSPGAIFIQFISETSYIVVFAALLSFVMVIVAIPVLNNWLQTQLNFNLFADYRLAGFIVAVLAIIILAAGSYPALILSRFKPVNALKNQVGGKTQSAGFTRKSLIIVQNVIAQVLIISTILITMQVKYLKTTDLGFNKDAVIMLPVPNNDKGKTDFLRNQLMADPAIKSVSFCYRAPSSTADKGGSIKYDTRDWEKFVGYTQIGDADYIKTFGLQLVAGRNIVESDTAREYLVNELLVSKLRLKDPQQALGRRFTAGDLSNNPGIIVGVVKDFHAKSLYTAIAPEYISTFRKGYQYAGVKISSGNPSAVIEHIKREWQMVYPDNVFEYRFLDQQIADFYQKEDLLNKLITSSAVIAIFISCLGLLGLISLLTLQRTKEIGIRKVLGASVAHITGLLSVDFLRLVLVAVVVASPIAWLTMSKYLQNFAYRIDIQWWVFLAAAFIALLIAFVTVSFQSIKAAMTNPVESLRSGE; the protein is encoded by the coding sequence ATGATAAAAAACTACTTTAAAATAGCCTGGCGCAACCTTTGGAAGCATAAGTTTTATACGTTTATCAATATGTTTGGCCTGGCGCTGAGCATTGGTTGCAGTATTATACTTTTTCAGTTTATCACCTATCATTTGAGTTTTGATACCTACCACCATAATGCCAAACAGGTATACAGGGTGGTACATCGGCTAACAGCCTTCGAGGGGGCTCCGATATATGACCAGGGAGCTCCCTTAGCTTTGGCGCGGGATGTAAAGGCAAGCGATCCGAGGGTGAAAGATGTAGCTGCATTATTGCGAATGCACGATATCAACGTAACTATTCCTCAAAATAATGGCACGGGCAAAAGAATGTTTGCTGAGCACGAAAACATTGGCATAACAGATGACCACTTTTTTAACGTGTTCGATTATCAATGGGAACAGGGTAATAAAAACACAGCTCTTGTAGAGCCCAATACTGCTGTTATAAGTAATGGACTGGCCGAAAAGTATTTTGGAAGCCAGGACGTCATTGGTAAAACCATCAAGGTTGATAATAAAAATGTTTTTACGATAACAGGCGTGGTAAAAGATCACCCGGCAAATACCGATCTGAAGTCAGATATATTTCTTTCTATATCAACGCTTAAAAATATTTACCCGGATGTTTATACTCCGATGTATAACGATTGGAATTTTATTAATTCAACCAATTCCATTTATGTTGAACTCAAAGATGGGGTGAGCGCTGATGTTGTTGAAAATGATATAAACCAGTTGAATGTGAAGGCGCAAGGCGCGGCAGAAGCCAAACCATACCATTTTATGATGCTGCCATTAAGCGAAGTGCATTTTGATGGCCGTTTTGCGGGCGTTATCCAACGGTCGTTATTAGTAACACTGGGTGTAATCGGTTTGCTGCTTATAATTATAGCCTGTGTTAATTTCATCAATATGGCTACCGCGCAAAGCTTTAAACGGGCTAAAGAGATAGGCACCCGGAAAGTATTGGGTAGCTCGCCGGGTGCCATATTTATCCAGTTTATTTCCGAAACATCATACATCGTAGTTTTTGCTGCATTATTATCATTTGTAATGGTGATCGTGGCTATACCTGTTTTGAACAACTGGCTGCAAACTCAATTAAACTTTAACCTTTTTGCCGATTACAGGCTTGCAGGTTTTATAGTGGCAGTTTTAGCCATTATCATCTTAGCTGCAGGATCATATCCCGCGCTGATATTAAGCCGGTTTAAGCCTGTTAACGCGTTGAAAAACCAGGTTGGCGGCAAAACGCAATCAGCGGGTTTTACCCGTAAAAGTTTAATTATTGTGCAGAATGTGATTGCGCAGGTGCTTATTATCAGCACCATTTTGATAACCATGCAGGTTAAATACCTCAAAACAACGGATCTCGGTTTTAATAAAGACGCGGTTATCATGCTGCCTGTTCCTAATAATGACAAAGGCAAAACCGATTTTTTGCGTAATCAGCTAATGGCCGATCCTGCAATAAAAAGCGTCTCTTTCTGTTACCGGGCTCCGTCGTCTACAGCCGATAAAGGAGGATCAATTAAATATGATACCCGCGATTGGGAAAAGTTTGTTGGCTATACCCAAATAGGCGATGCCGACTATATTAAAACTTTTGGACTGCAATTGGTAGCAGGCCGCAATATAGTAGAAAGTGATACCGCCCGCGAATACCTGGTTAACGAATTGCTGGTTAGTAAATTAAGACTTAAAGATCCGCAACAGGCTCTCGGAAGGCGTTTCACCGCAGGCGACTTATCCAACAATCCGGGTATTATAGTAGGTGTGGTAAAAGATTTTCATGCCAAATCGTTGTATACGGCTATCGCTCCTGAATATATTTCTACATTCAGAAAAGGTTACCAATATGCTGGCGTAAAAATCAGTTCGGGAAACCCTTCGGCAGTTATTGAGCATATTAAAAGGGAATGGCAGATGGTTTATCCCGACAACGTATTTGAATACCGTTTTCTCGATCAGCAAATAGCCGATTTTTATCAAAAGGAAGATTTGCTAAATAAACTCATTACCTCAAGTGCGGTGATAGCCATTTTTATCAGCTGCCTTGGCCTACTCGGGCTCATATCTTTATTGACCTTACAGCGCACCAAAGAGATTGGGATTCGCAAAGTACTCGGCGCATCGGTGGCTCATATAACCGGTTTGCTTTCTGTCGATTTTCTAAGGCTGGTTCTTGTAGCTGTTGTAGTAGCGTCGCCCATAGCCTGGCTCACGATGAGCAAATACCTGCAAAATTTTGCCTATCGTATAGATATTCAATGGTGGGTGTTTCTGGCGGCAGCTTTTATAGCTTTGTTAATCGCGTTTGTAACGGTAAGTTTCCAATCCATCAAAGCGGCTATGACAAATCCGGTTGAGAGTTTGAGGTCTGGAGAGTGA
- a CDS encoding ABC transporter permease — MLKNYFKIAWRNIVRHKGYSAINVAGLTVGLAACLLIFVIIQFELSFDTFNPNYKNIYRIVTQEKHESESTTNPGVAVPATDALRLDIPQAKVAALNSSYGSQITVPEAAGSNSGDKKFTENIGVLFIQPQFFDIFSYKWLAGSPSVLANPDMVVLDKSSAVKYFGDWTTAVGKTLKMDNVLTLKVSGVVEDAPVNSDFPFKIMVSFVTWKQHPKDYNYSAEWGSTSSSHEVFMLFPASMSKSSIDDQLKAFSAKHFKKGSAQTTLLPQPLADMHFDTRIGNPLGDHSTSKATLRTLSFIALLIIIMASINFINLSTAQSVGRSKEVGIRKVLGSTRPQLIAQVIGETTLIVIASALIALAVARLAMPQLKNIANVPDTISLFTTGSILFLVASTITIVLLSGIYPALVVSGFKPVLALKNKITAASIGGIPLRRALVIAQFAISQLLIIGTIVAVNQMDYVNKADLGFNKNALLIIPGYTDSLSLHKMESFKQQVLQNPNVKDIAFSSDVPSSENNWGTNFDFNNSTKDVGFNTYLKFGDVDYFKTYGLTFVAGKGYDVSDTARQYVVNETFIHKLGIQNANEAIGKTLRLGGGRWLPIVGVVKDFKTNSLREAIKPIVISPAKKFEGQIGIKIQTSDLNKTVAQLQKLWENTYPEYAYNGYFLDENIAKFYEQENKMALVYKIFAGIAIFISCLGLYGLVSFMAVQRTKEVGIRKVLGASVSSIVFLFSKEFMILIGISFLIAMPAAWYIMNGWLQNFVYRISMSVWIFLLAIVSSLIIAWVTVGYKAVKAALVNPVKSLRSE, encoded by the coding sequence ATGCTTAAAAATTACTTCAAAATAGCCTGGCGCAACATTGTTCGCCACAAAGGTTATTCTGCCATAAATGTTGCGGGCTTAACAGTTGGCTTAGCAGCCTGTTTGCTCATTTTCGTCATCATTCAGTTTGAGCTTAGTTTTGATACTTTCAATCCTAACTATAAAAATATCTACCGTATAGTAACACAAGAAAAACACGAGTCGGAAAGTACTACTAATCCCGGTGTCGCGGTTCCGGCTACCGATGCCTTGCGGTTGGATATCCCACAAGCTAAAGTAGCCGCTTTGAACAGCAGCTATGGTAGCCAGATCACCGTACCAGAAGCGGCCGGCAGCAACAGCGGCGATAAAAAATTCACCGAAAATATAGGTGTGTTGTTTATTCAGCCGCAGTTCTTCGATATTTTTAGCTATAAATGGCTGGCTGGCAGCCCATCAGTATTGGCTAACCCCGATATGGTGGTTTTAGATAAAAGCTCGGCCGTTAAGTACTTTGGCGACTGGACTACCGCTGTAGGCAAAACTCTTAAAATGGATAATGTTTTAACACTGAAAGTGTCTGGTGTTGTTGAAGATGCTCCGGTAAACAGCGATTTCCCGTTTAAGATAATGGTATCATTTGTTACCTGGAAACAACATCCTAAAGATTATAACTACAGTGCCGAATGGGGATCAACAAGCAGCAGCCACGAAGTATTTATGCTGTTCCCGGCAAGCATGTCGAAAAGTAGTATTGATGACCAGTTAAAGGCATTTTCCGCCAAGCATTTCAAAAAAGGATCGGCACAAACCACGTTACTGCCGCAGCCGCTTGCCGATATGCACTTTGATACCCGCATAGGTAACCCGCTTGGTGATCATAGTACCAGTAAGGCTACTTTGCGCACCCTGTCGTTTATAGCCTTGCTGATCATTATTATGGCTTCTATCAATTTTATTAACCTGTCTACAGCGCAATCTGTTGGCCGGTCAAAGGAAGTTGGTATCCGTAAGGTATTGGGTAGCACCCGTCCGCAATTAATTGCCCAGGTAATTGGCGAAACCACGCTTATTGTTATTGCTTCTGCGTTGATTGCGTTGGCCGTGGCGAGGCTGGCCATGCCACAACTCAAAAATATAGCCAATGTACCTGATACTATCAGCCTGTTTACGACCGGAAGCATATTGTTCCTGGTAGCAAGTACCATAACCATAGTGCTGTTATCGGGCATTTATCCTGCGTTAGTGGTATCAGGCTTTAAACCCGTGCTTGCCCTTAAAAATAAAATTACAGCCGCTTCGATAGGAGGCATCCCGCTTCGCCGCGCGCTTGTAATTGCCCAGTTTGCCATATCTCAATTGCTTATTATAGGTACTATTGTGGCCGTAAACCAAATGGATTATGTCAACAAGGCCGATTTGGGTTTCAATAAAAATGCTTTACTTATTATTCCCGGTTATACTGATAGCCTGAGCCTGCATAAAATGGAATCATTTAAGCAGCAGGTACTGCAAAATCCTAATGTTAAAGACATCGCGTTCTCATCGGATGTGCCATCTTCAGAAAATAACTGGGGCACCAATTTCGACTTTAATAACTCCACCAAAGATGTAGGTTTTAACACCTATCTTAAGTTTGGTGATGTAGACTACTTTAAAACTTATGGGTTAACATTTGTTGCCGGCAAAGGCTATGATGTAAGCGATACCGCCAGGCAATACGTAGTTAACGAAACCTTTATACATAAATTGGGTATCCAAAATGCCAATGAGGCTATCGGCAAAACGTTACGTTTAGGTGGTGGCAGATGGTTGCCAATAGTGGGAGTGGTTAAAGATTTTAAAACCAATTCGCTCCGTGAAGCTATAAAACCGATTGTGATCTCTCCGGCTAAGAAATTTGAAGGCCAGATCGGTATCAAAATTCAAACATCCGACCTGAACAAAACAGTTGCTCAACTGCAAAAGCTGTGGGAAAACACGTATCCCGAATATGCTTATAACGGTTACTTTCTGGATGAAAACATAGCCAAATTTTACGAGCAGGAAAATAAGATGGCCCTGGTATACAAGATATTTGCCGGCATTGCCATATTTATATCGTGCCTCGGCTTATACGGACTTGTATCGTTCATGGCCGTTCAGCGCACAAAAGAGGTCGGCATCCGTAAAGTACTGGGTGCTTCGGTAAGCAGCATCGTATTCCTGTTTTCGAAGGAGTTTATGATACTTATCGGAATCTCGTTCCTGATAGCGATGCCTGCGGCATGGTATATTATGAATGGCTGGCTGCAAAACTTTGTGTACCGTATTTCCATGAGTGTATGGATCTTTTTACTGGCGATAGTATCATCGCTGATCATTGCGTGGGTAACAGTAGGCTATAAAGCAGTTAAAGCGGCACTTGTTAACCCGGTTAAAAGTCTGCGATCTGAATAG
- a CDS encoding ABC transporter permease, with translation MIGNYIKTTVRGLMKNRAYSFLNIAGLAIGVACASMIFLWVQDELTFNHNFVKRDNLYTVRENQTYDGKTSTFRATPGPMAAALKGDIPGVKNAVRMAGEDDIVFALGEKVINEQGSYADAEIFPMLKLSFVHGDEANVFHDLHSVVINTTMAKKFFGDANPIGKTLKMNNEQDFVVTGVFTDLPKNSTFQMQWFAPLKNIDHMQPWMQDWGANWARTYVELEPSADVNAVNKKLANYIGTKKNGNKTVSFLFGMNDWNLRDKFTDGKMDGGRIEYVRLFSAIAFIILIIACINFMNLSTARSEKRAKEVGVRKVMGAGKGKLIAQFIGEAVIMAFIAVIVAVFLVYAALPSFNNMVQKELTVDLLQPVHLFYLLSIGLITGLLAGSYPAFYLSSFNPIAVLKNIKLPSAAGAGFIRQSLVVIQFSVSIILIIGTVIIYQQIQHVKNRELGYEKDNLVYIDTKGKLTDHFAAVNNELKQTGVVADASLSEYPVLQIWSNTDNFSWDGKDASKNPLITIESVSPQFVSTMNMKLIAGRDFYANAKLDSSNVIINEAFAKQMGKAGHVGGIIRDGGSKPYQIAGIIKDFLYNDMYVSGAPLMLFSRPQNNNILTIRFKQGVTLTEALAKAGEVYKRANPGYPFEYKFVDADFDELFKTEALTGKLAGVFASLAVVISCLGLFGLAAYTAERRIKEIGIRKVLGASVAGLTGLLSRDFLKLVAISCLIAFPVAWYAINNWLQSYQYRVTVQWWVFAAAGIAAIVIALATVSFQAVKAALSNPVKSLRSE, from the coding sequence ATGATAGGAAATTACATTAAAACCACTGTACGCGGCTTGATGAAAAACCGGGCTTACAGCTTTTTGAATATCGCCGGTTTGGCTATAGGTGTGGCTTGCGCGTCTATGATATTCCTGTGGGTGCAGGATGAGTTAACCTTTAATCACAATTTTGTAAAGCGGGACAACCTGTACACAGTGCGTGAAAATCAGACCTATGATGGTAAAACTTCAACATTCAGGGCCACTCCCGGGCCGATGGCTGCCGCTTTGAAAGGCGATATCCCTGGTGTAAAAAATGCCGTCCGGATGGCCGGAGAAGACGATATAGTATTCGCCCTGGGTGAAAAAGTGATTAATGAGCAAGGCTCATATGCCGACGCGGAGATTTTTCCGATGCTTAAATTGTCTTTTGTTCATGGCGACGAAGCCAATGTTTTTCATGATCTGCATTCGGTCGTGATTAATACAACCATGGCGAAAAAGTTTTTTGGTGATGCCAATCCAATTGGAAAAACCTTGAAAATGAATAATGAGCAGGATTTTGTTGTCACCGGTGTATTTACCGATCTGCCCAAAAACTCAACATTCCAGATGCAATGGTTCGCGCCCTTAAAAAACATCGATCATATGCAGCCCTGGATGCAGGATTGGGGCGCCAACTGGGCCCGAACTTATGTAGAGCTGGAACCATCTGCGGATGTTAATGCCGTTAACAAAAAGCTGGCTAATTATATCGGAACCAAAAAGAACGGTAATAAAACGGTCTCTTTTCTTTTCGGAATGAATGACTGGAACCTGCGCGATAAATTTACCGACGGTAAAATGGATGGTGGCCGCATCGAATATGTTCGCCTGTTTTCGGCTATCGCGTTTATTATCCTCATCATAGCGTGTATCAATTTCATGAACCTTTCAACTGCCCGGTCCGAAAAACGGGCTAAGGAAGTTGGTGTTCGTAAAGTTATGGGGGCAGGTAAAGGCAAGCTTATAGCCCAGTTTATAGGTGAGGCGGTAATCATGGCATTTATTGCAGTAATAGTAGCTGTGTTTTTAGTTTATGCTGCCTTGCCATCATTCAATAATATGGTTCAAAAGGAGCTTACTGTCGATCTTTTGCAGCCAGTGCATTTATTTTATTTATTGTCGATAGGCTTGATTACCGGTTTGCTGGCTGGCAGCTATCCTGCGTTTTACTTGTCATCATTTAACCCTATCGCGGTGTTAAAGAACATCAAATTACCATCAGCGGCAGGCGCAGGTTTTATCAGGCAAAGTTTGGTGGTAATTCAGTTTTCAGTTTCGATCATATTGATTATCGGTACGGTAATTATCTATCAGCAAATTCAACATGTTAAAAACAGGGAACTGGGTTATGAAAAAGATAACCTTGTTTATATCGATACCAAAGGCAAGCTGACAGATCACTTCGCGGCGGTAAATAATGAATTAAAACAAACCGGTGTTGTGGCCGATGCTTCATTAAGCGAATATCCTGTTTTACAGATCTGGAGCAATACCGATAACTTTTCATGGGATGGTAAAGACGCCTCAAAAAATCCATTGATCACTATTGAAAGTGTGAGCCCGCAGTTTGTATCAACCATGAATATGAAATTGATTGCAGGCCGGGATTTTTATGCCAATGCCAAGCTTGATAGCAGCAACGTGATCATTAACGAAGCTTTTGCCAAACAAATGGGCAAAGCGGGGCATGTGGGCGGTATTATCAGGGATGGAGGCAGCAAGCCTTATCAAATAGCAGGGATCATTAAAGATTTCCTATACAATGACATGTACGTTTCGGGCGCGCCGCTGATGTTGTTTAGCCGGCCGCAAAACAATAATATTTTAACTATTCGATTTAAACAGGGCGTTACCCTAACTGAAGCTCTGGCTAAGGCAGGCGAGGTTTACAAGCGTGCTAATCCGGGCTATCCCTTCGAGTACAAATTTGTTGACGCTGATTTTGATGAGCTGTTTAAAACAGAAGCCCTTACTGGTAAGTTGGCCGGTGTGTTTGCTTCGCTGGCCGTTGTTATATCTTGTCTTGGGTTATTTGGCTTAGCGGCCTATACCGCCGAAAGAAGGATCAAAGAAATAGGTATCCGCAAAGTACTCGGCGCATCGGTAGCAGGTTTAACCGGTTTGTTATCGCGCGATTTTCTGAAACTCGTGGCCATTTCATGCCTGATCGCTTTCCCGGTTGCATGGTATGCCATCAATAACTGGCTACAAAGTTATCAGTACCGCGTAACTGTACAATGGTGGGTATTTGCCGCCGCAGGGATAGCTGCCATCGTAATAGCACTGGCAACCGTAAGTTTCCAGGCCGTTAAAGCAGCGTTGAGTAACCCGGTGAAAAGTTTGAGAAGTGAGTAG